A portion of the Algisphaera agarilytica genome contains these proteins:
- a CDS encoding ThuA domain-containing protein, with the protein MFKPASHVMLLCTALLLPATAGAEDFDWMPTYPEDKPVPADHAKNIDGAMPTEAIVAPLQPRKILVYSATAGFRHGSIPTGIYALTRMGETTGAFETVASNDPANFEPDALRQFDTVVLLNSSGNIFMPRDNHWVTIRDQFTDEQWNWLKQRNDRLVDNLIDYVEAGGGLVGIHAASDACYGHHEFGQAIGGQFWGHPWTANMNVTIVVEDPEHAINKPVFDGIDDFRIKEEIYQFSEKHYSRDRLRILLNLDPERSDEPKHAPKRTDGDFAVAWVQKVGDGRVFYTSLGHRHDIYWNPLLLKHYLAGIQFATGDLPADTTPSNKVDLPNLSRGHDHHHDHGHDHKH; encoded by the coding sequence ATGTTTAAACCTGCATCTCATGTCATGCTGCTTTGCACTGCCCTGCTGTTACCCGCTACTGCAGGTGCTGAAGACTTCGATTGGATGCCGACCTACCCCGAAGACAAGCCGGTGCCCGCTGATCATGCCAAGAATATCGACGGAGCGATGCCCACCGAAGCGATCGTAGCCCCGTTGCAGCCACGCAAAATCCTCGTCTACAGCGCCACCGCCGGCTTTCGACACGGCTCGATCCCCACCGGAATCTACGCCTTGACCCGCATGGGTGAAACGACGGGCGCATTCGAAACCGTGGCCAGCAACGACCCGGCCAACTTCGAGCCGGATGCGTTGCGGCAGTTCGACACCGTCGTCCTGCTCAACTCGTCCGGCAACATCTTCATGCCCCGTGACAACCACTGGGTCACGATCCGTGACCAGTTCACCGATGAACAGTGGAATTGGTTGAAGCAGCGCAACGACCGCCTGGTCGACAACCTGATCGACTACGTCGAGGCCGGCGGGGGCCTCGTCGGCATCCACGCCGCGAGCGACGCTTGCTACGGCCATCACGAGTTCGGCCAAGCCATCGGCGGACAGTTCTGGGGCCACCCCTGGACCGCCAACATGAACGTCACCATCGTCGTCGAAGACCCCGAGCACGCCATCAACAAACCCGTGTTCGACGGCATCGACGACTTCCGCATCAAAGAAGAGATCTACCAGTTCAGCGAAAAGCACTACTCCCGCGACCGCCTGCGCATCCTGCTCAACCTCGACCCCGAACGCAGCGATGAGCCCAAGCACGCCCCCAAACGAACGGACGGCGACTTCGCCGTGGCCTGGGTCCAGAAGGTCGGCGACGGCCGGGTGTTCTACACCTCGCTGGGCCACCGCCACGACATCTACTGGAACCCCCTCCTGCTCAAGCACTACCTCGCGGGCATCCAGTTCGCCACCGGCGACCTGCCCGCCGACACGACACCCAGCAACAAGGTCGACCTGCCCAACCTGTCACGCGGCCATGACCACCACCACGATCACGGACACGACCACAAGCACTGA
- the atpA gene encoding F0F1 ATP synthase subunit alpha gives MKIKTDEITSVIKQEVANFATELEVSEVGTVVEVGDGIARVYGLSKAMSGEMLEFQAEGGTVLGQVMNLETDIVGAVIFGDYLGIREGDTVKATGQLLSVPVGEGVLGRVVNALGQPIDGKGPIASDESSKVDIIAPGIAARQPVTQPMQFGVKAVDSMIPVGRGQRELIIGDRKTGKTAVAIDAIINQKATHDTDEPVYCFYVAVGQKESTVAGVVQALRDNGAMEYTTVINASSSESAPMQYIAPYSGTTMAEYFMNKGKHALVVYDDLSKQAVAYRQLSLLLRRPPGREAYPGDVFYLHSRLLERATKLSDENGGGSLTALPIIETQEGDVSAYIPTNVISITDGQIYLEPDLFFAGVRPAINVGISVSRVGGNAQIKAMKEVAGSLRLDLAAFRELEAFAQLGTDLDAATQAQLTRGERMVELLKQGQYVPMDVIDQVIQIFAGGKGALDDLTIEQVQPFAAALIEHFNGPGKALRDELAEKKTLKKDGLADRLEEEVKNFKSGWSA, from the coding sequence ATGAAAATTAAGACCGACGAAATCACGAGCGTTATCAAACAAGAAGTCGCCAACTTCGCCACCGAACTCGAGGTGTCCGAAGTCGGCACCGTTGTCGAGGTCGGCGACGGTATCGCCCGCGTCTACGGCCTGTCCAAAGCCATGTCCGGCGAGATGCTCGAGTTCCAAGCCGAAGGCGGCACCGTCCTCGGTCAGGTCATGAACCTAGAAACCGACATCGTCGGTGCGGTCATCTTCGGTGACTACCTGGGCATCCGCGAAGGCGACACCGTCAAGGCCACCGGCCAGCTCCTCTCGGTGCCCGTCGGTGAAGGCGTCCTGGGCCGCGTCGTGAACGCCCTGGGCCAACCGATCGACGGCAAGGGCCCCATCGCTTCCGACGAATCGTCGAAGGTCGACATCATCGCCCCCGGCATCGCCGCCCGTCAGCCCGTGACCCAGCCCATGCAGTTCGGCGTGAAGGCCGTCGACTCGATGATCCCCGTCGGCCGCGGCCAGCGTGAACTGATCATCGGCGACCGGAAGACCGGCAAGACCGCCGTCGCCATCGACGCGATCATCAACCAGAAGGCCACCCACGACACCGACGAGCCCGTCTACTGCTTCTACGTCGCGGTCGGCCAGAAGGAATCGACCGTCGCCGGCGTTGTCCAGGCCCTGCGTGACAACGGCGCGATGGAATACACCACCGTCATCAACGCCAGCTCGTCCGAGTCGGCCCCTATGCAGTACATCGCCCCATACTCCGGCACCACCATGGCCGAGTACTTCATGAACAAGGGCAAGCACGCCCTGGTCGTCTACGACGACCTCTCGAAGCAGGCGGTTGCTTACCGTCAGCTGTCGCTGCTGCTTCGTCGTCCCCCCGGCCGTGAAGCCTACCCCGGCGACGTGTTCTACCTCCACTCGCGTCTGCTCGAACGTGCGACCAAGCTGTCGGACGAAAACGGCGGCGGCTCGCTGACCGCCCTGCCCATTATCGAGACGCAGGAAGGCGACGTCTCGGCCTACATCCCCACCAACGTGATCTCCATCACCGACGGCCAGATCTACCTCGAACCCGACCTGTTCTTCGCCGGCGTCCGCCCCGCGATTAACGTCGGCATCTCGGTGTCCCGCGTCGGTGGTAACGCTCAGATCAAGGCGATGAAAGAAGTCGCCGGCTCGCTCCGCCTCGACCTCGCGGCCTTCCGTGAACTCGAAGCGTTCGCCCAGCTCGGCACCGACCTCGACGCCGCGACCCAGGCCCAGCTGACCCGCGGTGAACGCATGGTCGAGCTGCTTAAGCAGGGCCAGTATGTGCCCATGGACGTCATCGACCAGGTCATCCAGATCTTCGCCGGTGGTAAGGGTGCTCTGGACGACCTGACCATCGAACAGGTTCAGCCGTTCGCCGCTGCACTGATCGAGCACTTCAACGGACCCGGCAAGGCCCTCCGCGACGAGCTCGCCGAGAAGAAGACCCTCAAGAAGGACGGCCTGGCCGACCGCCTCGAGGAAGAAGTCAAGAACTTCAAGTCCGGCTGGTCCGCCTGA
- the atpH gene encoding ATP synthase F1 subunit delta, with product MPANPTDAIGRVYAQALVELAESENQLDSVAEEVADLSSLLESDADLVRLVENPIIDSQARAGMVERLFSGKVSDLLYRFLQVVNQKERLGSLPSITGAFGQIMAEKRNQLDVEAFVAQPMDDATAGRVANGLGASMGKQVNLVQHVDESLIGGLKLRIGDQMIDASVQSQLNRIEQQLIAAGREKARAAAAELD from the coding sequence ATGCCCGCCAACCCCACCGATGCCATCGGCCGCGTCTACGCCCAGGCGCTCGTTGAACTCGCCGAGTCGGAGAACCAGCTCGACTCGGTCGCCGAGGAAGTCGCCGACCTGTCGTCTCTGCTCGAATCCGACGCCGACCTGGTGCGTCTGGTCGAGAACCCGATCATCGACAGCCAGGCCCGTGCCGGCATGGTCGAGCGTCTGTTCTCCGGCAAGGTCTCGGACCTGCTCTACCGCTTCCTCCAAGTGGTCAACCAGAAAGAACGCCTCGGCTCGCTGCCCAGCATCACCGGCGCCTTCGGCCAAATCATGGCCGAGAAGCGCAACCAGCTCGACGTCGAAGCCTTCGTCGCCCAGCCGATGGACGACGCCACCGCCGGCCGTGTCGCCAACGGCCTGGGCGCCTCGATGGGCAAGCAGGTCAACCTCGTCCAGCACGTCGACGAATCGCTGATCGGTGGCCTGAAACTCCGCATCGGCGACCAGATGATCGACGCCAGCGTCCAGAGCCAACTCAACCGTATCGAACAACAACTCATCGCCGCCGGCCGGGAAAAAGCCCGTGCCGCCGCCGCCGAACTCGACTAA
- the atpF gene encoding F0F1 ATP synthase subunit B: MTRHLIALIAVLAAPSFALAAGDSGRGLMDIVWTEMLFTIIVFGIFFTVLSTVVWPKILGGLQAREDKQRNDLVSAEKAKKEAEAALAEYNEKLAEARKEAQSIVAEARTAAQQAANADKAKIEAEVASMKASAKADIAAAREAALADIYTQAASLSTTIAGKILKREINEGDQQGLVNESIEQFKNSANSN; encoded by the coding sequence ATGACCCGCCACCTGATTGCTCTGATTGCTGTGCTCGCCGCCCCCAGCTTCGCCCTCGCCGCCGGCGACAGCGGCCGCGGACTGATGGACATCGTCTGGACCGAGATGCTCTTCACCATCATCGTGTTCGGCATCTTCTTCACCGTGCTCAGCACCGTCGTCTGGCCGAAGATCCTCGGCGGCCTGCAGGCCCGCGAAGACAAGCAGCGCAACGACCTGGTCTCGGCCGAAAAGGCCAAGAAGGAAGCCGAAGCCGCCCTCGCTGAATACAACGAGAAGCTCGCCGAGGCTCGCAAGGAAGCCCAGTCGATCGTCGCCGAGGCCCGCACCGCCGCCCAGCAAGCCGCCAACGCCGACAAGGCGAAGATCGAAGCCGAAGTCGCTTCGATGAAGGCCTCGGCCAAGGCCGACATCGCCGCGGCCCGCGAAGCGGCCCTGGCCGACATCTACACCCAGGCCGCCAGCCTCTCGACCACGATCGCCGGCAAGATCCTGAAGCGTGAAATCAACGAAGGCGACCAGCAAGGCCTGGTCAACGAATCGATCGAGCAGTTCAAGAACAGCGCCAACAGCAACTAA
- a CDS encoding F0F1 ATP synthase subunit C yields the protein MEILASLITLIAAVDSGTALGAGLAAIGGGIGIGVLGLGAGRGIGNIGGNATAAVARQPEAAGQILVQMIISAALIEGFTFFGIVVAGGFIGNFFG from the coding sequence ATGGAAATCCTCGCTTCGCTCATCACCCTGATCGCCGCTGTCGACAGCGGCACCGCCCTGGGTGCCGGTCTGGCTGCCATCGGCGGCGGCATCGGCATCGGCGTCCTCGGCCTCGGCGCCGGCCGCGGTATCGGCAACATCGGTGGTAACGCCACCGCCGCCGTCGCCCGTCAGCCCGAAGCTGCCGGTCAGATCCTCGTCCAAATGATCATCTCCGCCGCGCTGATCGAAGGTTTCACCTTCTTCGGCATCGTGGTCGCCGGTGGCTTCATCGGCAACTTCTTCGGCTAA
- a CDS encoding F0F1 ATP synthase subunit A, whose amino-acid sequence MLAPILAAAESLPATEEVTEKKLEAMSHVLPYPVFDSTWFTNHHFVSLVALVLGILILKITANAMPVASGTKAEDYVTRGRLAQLIETICVFLRDEMTRPLLGNLTDKYIKLVWSFFFFILLGNLLGLIPIGSMLGLTLNSQAAGHLWGTYTGNINFTAGLAIIALLMMVVVGLKENGMGFVAHMWPVPTKAPEGTPGYMIIPITLVLWAVGILVFCLELAGYFIKSFALCIRLFANMVAGHLVLGSLIILAVYAGLLGRGISVVGAAVFSFLELFVAFLQAYIFAFLLVIFTSLGAVHHDEHDEHEAGLDEGEMPGDAVGEGLTGTASSH is encoded by the coding sequence ATGTTGGCTCCGATCCTTGCCGCAGCTGAAAGCCTCCCGGCGACCGAAGAAGTGACCGAAAAGAAGCTCGAGGCGATGAGCCACGTCCTTCCTTACCCCGTCTTCGACAGCACCTGGTTCACCAACCACCACTTCGTCTCGCTCGTGGCTCTTGTCTTGGGCATCCTGATCCTCAAGATCACGGCCAACGCCATGCCCGTCGCCTCGGGAACCAAGGCTGAGGACTACGTCACCCGCGGCCGCCTGGCTCAGTTGATCGAAACCATCTGCGTCTTCCTCCGCGACGAAATGACCCGCCCGCTTCTGGGCAACCTGACGGACAAGTACATCAAGCTGGTCTGGTCCTTCTTCTTCTTCATCCTGCTGGGCAACCTGCTGGGCCTGATCCCGATCGGATCGATGCTCGGCCTCACGCTCAACTCCCAAGCCGCTGGCCACCTCTGGGGCACCTACACCGGCAACATCAACTTCACCGCGGGCCTGGCGATCATCGCCCTGCTCATGATGGTGGTTGTCGGTCTCAAGGAAAACGGCATGGGCTTTGTCGCCCACATGTGGCCCGTCCCCACCAAAGCACCCGAAGGCACGCCCGGCTACATGATCATTCCGATCACGCTCGTGCTCTGGGCTGTGGGCATCCTGGTTTTCTGCCTCGAACTCGCCGGCTACTTCATCAAGAGCTTCGCGCTGTGCATCCGTTTGTTTGCCAACATGGTCGCCGGCCACTTGGTGCTCGGCTCGCTGATCATCCTCGCGGTCTACGCAGGATTACTCGGTCGCGGCATCAGCGTCGTGGGTGCAGCAGTCTTCAGCTTCCTCGAATTGTTCGTGGCCTTCCTTCAGGCCTACATCTTCGCGTTCCTGCTGGTGATCTTCACCTCGCTGGGTGCGGTGCACCACGATGAACACGACGAACACGAAGCCGGCCTCGACGAAGGCGAAATGCCCGGCGACGCCGTCGGCGAAGGCCTGACCGGAACGGCCTCTTCGCATTGA
- a CDS encoding AtpZ/AtpI family protein, which produces MLIPKPKPGSSSGPPTPWRLMGMGLELGLIIGGLTFLGYLGDQRWGTEPWLALTGALVSTLGGCYNLIKEASKMPTPGGHTKKHPANRPAKKPTPPQDPPSP; this is translated from the coding sequence ATGCTGATCCCCAAACCCAAGCCCGGATCTTCCAGCGGCCCGCCGACGCCTTGGCGTCTGATGGGCATGGGGCTGGAACTCGGACTGATCATCGGTGGCCTGACGTTCCTAGGCTACCTCGGAGACCAACGCTGGGGCACCGAGCCCTGGCTGGCCCTGACCGGAGCCCTCGTCTCCACCCTCGGCGGCTGCTACAACTTGATTAAAGAAGCCTCCAAGATGCCCACGCCCGGAGGCCACACGAAAAAACACCCCGCAAACCGACCCGCCAAGAAACCCACCCCCCCGCAAGACCCGCCCTCGCCATGA
- the atpG gene encoding ATP synthase F1 subunit gamma, which produces MPANIREIKGRMKAVGNIQRITKTMQLIASARFQAMQKKATQSQAYTQKIGEMVGELAAALGSGGDISHPLISPPDTPANKELVLVLTSERGLCGAYNGNVMRTGLSYIREEQGLDNTQLEVVGKKGQAFCKFNGLDVAESYSFGDSPAFEDVDALAQKYMDAFTAGEYDAVKVVYMKFESMSRQTPVVQTLLPLEPPVAAEGDGGSTTKSVYEFSPDAETLLSELLPVTVKTTLFQCFNDAVVSEQLARMVAMKSATDAAGKQKTSLKRQFNRARQTAITTELSEIIGGAAALE; this is translated from the coding sequence ATGCCAGCAAATATCCGCGAAATCAAGGGCCGAATGAAGGCCGTGGGCAACATCCAACGCATCACCAAGACGATGCAGTTGATCGCCTCGGCTCGCTTTCAGGCGATGCAGAAGAAGGCCACGCAATCGCAGGCCTACACCCAGAAGATCGGGGAGATGGTCGGCGAACTCGCCGCCGCTCTAGGCTCGGGCGGCGATATCAGCCATCCGCTCATCAGCCCGCCCGACACCCCCGCCAACAAAGAACTGGTTCTGGTCCTCACTTCCGAACGCGGCCTCTGCGGCGCGTACAACGGCAACGTGATGCGGACCGGCCTGAGCTACATCCGCGAAGAGCAAGGTCTGGACAATACCCAGCTCGAAGTCGTCGGCAAGAAGGGTCAGGCCTTCTGTAAGTTCAACGGCCTCGACGTTGCTGAGAGCTACAGCTTCGGCGACTCGCCGGCTTTCGAAGATGTCGATGCTCTGGCTCAGAAATACATGGACGCTTTCACCGCCGGCGAGTACGACGCGGTGAAGGTCGTCTACATGAAGTTCGAGTCAATGAGCCGGCAGACGCCGGTCGTGCAGACCCTGCTGCCGCTGGAACCGCCGGTCGCGGCGGAAGGCGACGGCGGCTCGACCACGAAATCCGTATACGAATTTTCGCCCGACGCAGAGACGCTGCTCAGTGAACTGCTGCCGGTCACGGTGAAGACCACGCTGTTCCAGTGCTTCAACGACGCGGTCGTCAGCGAACAACTCGCTCGGATGGTCGCCATGAAGTCGGCGACCGACGCGGCGGGCAAGCAGAAGACCTCGCTCAAACGTCAGTTCAACCGCGCCCGTCAGACCGCGATCACGACCGAGCTGTCGGAGATCATCGGCGGTGCGGCAGCGCTGGAGTAG
- a CDS encoding Gfo/Idh/MocA family protein — MKPHLNRRQFVKSTLCASAAISWPGRSNAGESFKDKLNHASFGASGMAKQDIQTLLRTGGINLVAVAEVDDMRAQWLRAEHADTRIYKDWRVLFEKEGHHLDSVNVTTPDHTHASIGVTAMKMGLHVYGQKPLAHNLYETRRMSEIARETGVVTQMGIQMASSINDRLTVEVIRQGAIGKIESIHMFSDKAWGDNQPRPARVDAVPATLDWDLWCGGAPKPEYLGQGYYHPGNWRRRLDYGCGTLGDMGCHIFNPMFRVLDAKPPIRVVSLGDPATEHNWGENGRYTYTFRGNGLTSGKTLEVHWHGGSHRVPEELRKALGRHGDYMPKQGSLFVGTDGMVLKPHQRKPMLFPQSQFDDFVFPELDQRDHYVDFVSAASGAAVRPIADFADYGGPLTEVVLLGMLSSRFPGQDLEWDADSLRVTNLEQANTYIKRPNRSGWEVEGL; from the coding sequence TTGAAGCCACACCTCAACCGCCGCCAGTTTGTTAAATCCACGTTGTGTGCCAGCGCAGCTATTTCCTGGCCCGGTCGATCGAATGCCGGCGAGTCGTTCAAAGACAAGCTGAATCATGCCTCGTTCGGCGCCAGCGGCATGGCGAAGCAAGATATCCAAACGCTACTTCGCACCGGAGGGATCAACCTGGTCGCCGTAGCGGAAGTTGACGACATGCGGGCGCAATGGCTCAGGGCAGAGCATGCCGACACGCGCATTTACAAAGATTGGCGGGTGCTATTCGAGAAAGAGGGGCACCACCTCGACTCGGTCAATGTAACGACGCCCGACCACACGCACGCGTCCATCGGCGTAACCGCCATGAAGATGGGTCTGCACGTCTATGGACAAAAGCCTTTGGCGCACAACCTATATGAGACGCGGCGTATGAGTGAAATCGCCCGTGAGACCGGGGTGGTGACGCAGATGGGGATCCAGATGGCGTCATCAATCAACGATCGGCTGACGGTCGAGGTCATCCGTCAAGGCGCGATCGGCAAGATCGAATCGATCCACATGTTCAGTGACAAGGCCTGGGGGGACAACCAGCCACGCCCCGCGCGTGTGGACGCGGTCCCGGCCACGTTGGACTGGGATCTGTGGTGCGGCGGGGCCCCCAAGCCGGAGTACCTTGGCCAGGGCTACTACCACCCCGGAAACTGGCGGAGGCGATTGGATTACGGTTGCGGGACGCTTGGGGACATGGGGTGTCACATCTTCAACCCGATGTTTCGTGTCCTGGATGCGAAGCCACCGATTCGAGTTGTCTCGCTCGGCGACCCCGCCACCGAACACAATTGGGGAGAGAACGGCAGGTACACCTATACCTTCCGCGGCAACGGCCTTACCTCGGGGAAGACGCTAGAGGTGCATTGGCACGGCGGGTCACACCGGGTCCCTGAAGAGCTCCGCAAGGCTTTGGGCAGGCACGGCGATTACATGCCCAAACAGGGTTCTCTTTTTGTGGGCACCGATGGCATGGTGTTGAAGCCGCATCAACGCAAGCCGATGCTCTTTCCGCAGTCTCAATTCGACGATTTTGTTTTCCCCGAACTCGATCAGCGTGATCATTATGTCGATTTTGTGTCGGCGGCTAGCGGGGCGGCGGTCCGTCCGATCGCTGACTTCGCGGACTACGGCGGGCCGCTGACTGAAGTGGTCCTGCTGGGCATGTTGTCATCACGCTTCCCCGGCCAAGATTTAGAGTGGGATGCGGACAGCCTGCGGGTCACGAACTTGGAGCAGGCCAACACCTACATCAAACGTCCGAACCGCTCGGGGTGGGAGGTTGAGGGGCTATGA
- a CDS encoding PilZ domain-containing protein — MQALDRALATLEKNTGFSRAFEDIVARRGGWPNRWMTPTQINDELTGRGFWSGGRKAVHVESRVRLIKRYLDALIDGPPDEETLTGDSVLMGDSTVAQLLNGDSAELDAPKPNRRRDSDAARGWKRFDGQYKYKPKTKLIEYRGARASRSFDRRNYLRVATKDLDCQYGPVLNLSQAGLMFCTVEERPGMVVGNRGYLRLTHGTTSLRVKVKVIWMSQTPEGTRVGVDFRGLSKADQHTITRLLREACDPDAEVPDRRG; from the coding sequence ATGCAAGCCCTGGACCGAGCACTGGCTACGTTAGAGAAGAACACCGGCTTCAGCCGAGCGTTCGAGGACATCGTTGCGCGTCGCGGGGGCTGGCCCAATCGGTGGATGACGCCGACGCAGATCAACGACGAACTCACCGGCCGGGGCTTCTGGAGCGGGGGCCGGAAGGCCGTCCACGTCGAGAGCCGGGTGCGGCTGATTAAGCGGTACCTCGACGCATTGATCGACGGGCCGCCCGACGAAGAAACGCTCACCGGGGACTCGGTGCTCATGGGTGACAGCACCGTGGCCCAACTGCTCAACGGCGACAGCGCCGAACTGGATGCCCCCAAACCCAACCGCCGACGCGACAGCGACGCGGCCCGCGGGTGGAAGCGTTTCGACGGGCAATACAAGTACAAACCCAAGACCAAGCTGATCGAGTACCGCGGGGCGCGGGCCAGCCGATCCTTCGACCGGCGGAACTACCTACGGGTCGCCACCAAAGACCTGGATTGCCAGTACGGCCCGGTGCTCAACCTGTCCCAGGCCGGACTGATGTTCTGCACCGTCGAAGAACGCCCGGGCATGGTCGTGGGCAACCGCGGCTACCTGCGCCTCACCCACGGCACGACGTCGCTGCGGGTCAAGGTCAAAGTGATCTGGATGTCGCAGACCCCCGAGGGCACCCGCGTCGGCGTGGACTTCCGCGGACTATCGAAAGCGGATCAACACACGATCACCCGTTTGCTGCGCGAAGCGTGCGACCCGGACGCGGAAGTGCCGGATCGCCGCGGTTGA
- a CDS encoding DEAD/DEAH box helicase, giving the protein MSEAAELEKHSKNELFDKSTTFADLGLSEDVVTGLTASGFEHPTGIQAALIPPVMAGKDVIGQAKTGTGKTAAFGLPVLSMCDPNIRAQGLVLAPTRELAAQVAGELDSLGRATNIRTSVIIGGESMRDQKKSMEKGGHLIVGTPGRVMDLHARGQLSFNHIRYMILDEVDRMLDIGFLEDIRKILKNIPAAIDKPVTEGGRQTIFVSATMDVQIERLARSFMKKDAEKITTVSGSLTVAMVDQKYLPVEPWDKRALLLKLLVKEKPETTVVFCKTKATCRKVAEYLKKKELNVRELHGDLHQSKRNKVMEAFRKEKVDVLIASDLAARGLDVDHITHVINYDLPEDPEIYIHRIGRTARAGRRGHAWTFVTPEQGQMLTDVEKMAGAEITKMEFPDFKPGPVPKDVQEERRTGVKRRDKPRDVGDREVAGGFDAAAGYTEDELKAMFPDGKIPKNLPPKGLGSKFKRRGR; this is encoded by the coding sequence ATGAGCGAAGCCGCCGAACTCGAAAAGCACAGCAAAAACGAACTCTTTGACAAATCCACCACCTTCGCCGACCTCGGGCTCTCCGAGGACGTCGTCACCGGCCTCACCGCCTCGGGTTTCGAACACCCCACCGGCATCCAGGCCGCGCTGATCCCCCCGGTCATGGCCGGCAAGGACGTCATCGGCCAGGCCAAGACCGGTACCGGTAAGACCGCCGCGTTCGGCCTGCCGGTCCTGTCGATGTGCGACCCCAACATCCGCGCTCAGGGGCTGGTGCTCGCCCCCACCCGTGAGCTCGCCGCCCAGGTGGCGGGGGAACTCGACAGCCTCGGCCGTGCGACCAACATCCGCACCAGCGTGATCATCGGCGGCGAGTCGATGCGCGACCAGAAGAAGTCCATGGAGAAAGGCGGCCACCTCATCGTCGGCACGCCCGGACGCGTCATGGACCTCCACGCCCGCGGCCAGCTCTCGTTCAATCACATCCGCTACATGATCCTCGACGAGGTCGACCGCATGCTCGACATCGGCTTCCTCGAAGACATCCGCAAGATCCTCAAGAACATCCCCGCCGCGATCGACAAACCCGTCACCGAAGGCGGCCGCCAAACGATCTTTGTGTCCGCGACCATGGACGTGCAGATCGAGCGTCTCGCCCGGTCGTTCATGAAGAAGGACGCCGAGAAGATCACCACCGTGTCGGGTTCGCTGACCGTGGCGATGGTGGACCAGAAGTACCTGCCGGTGGAGCCGTGGGACAAGCGGGCGCTCTTGCTCAAGCTGCTCGTGAAAGAAAAACCCGAGACGACGGTCGTGTTCTGCAAGACCAAAGCGACTTGCCGCAAGGTTGCGGAGTACCTCAAGAAGAAAGAGCTCAACGTCCGCGAATTGCACGGCGACCTGCACCAATCCAAACGCAACAAGGTCATGGAGGCCTTCCGCAAGGAGAAGGTCGATGTGCTCATCGCGTCGGACCTCGCGGCCCGTGGCCTGGACGTTGACCACATCACCCACGTGATCAACTACGACCTGCCCGAAGACCCCGAGATCTACATCCACCGCATCGGCCGGACCGCCCGCGCCGGGCGTCGTGGCCACGCCTGGACGTTTGTCACACCCGAGCAGGGCCAGATGCTGACCGACGTCGAGAAAATGGCCGGGGCCGAGATCACCAAGATGGAGTTCCCCGACTTCAAGCCCGGCCCGGTGCCCAAGGACGTTCAGGAAGAACGCCGCACCGGCGTGAAGCGCCGCGACAAGCCCCGCGATGTGGGCGACCGCGAAGTGGCGGGCGGCTTCGACGCCGCGGCCGGCTACACCGAAGACGAACTCAAGGCCATGTTCCCCGACGGCAAGATCCCCAAGAACCTGCCGCCTAAGGGCCTGGGCTCGAAGTTCAAACGCCGCGGGCGCTGA